The following proteins are encoded in a genomic region of Oryza brachyantha chromosome 11, ObraRS2, whole genome shotgun sequence:
- the LOC102720261 gene encoding histone H2B.2 has translation MAPKAEKKPAEKKPAEDKAGEKAEKAPAAGKKPKAEKRLPASKGEKGGEGKKERGRKKGKKSVETYKIYIFKVLKQVHPDIGISSKAMSIMNSFINDIFEKLAGESAKLARYNKKPTITSREIQTSVRLVLPGELAKHAVSEGTKAVTKFTSS, from the coding sequence ATGGCGCCCAAGGCCGAGAAGAAGCCCGCGGAGAAGAAGCCGGCGGAGGACAAGGCCGGCGAGAAGGCGGAGAAGGCCCCGGCGGCAGGGAAGAAGCCCAAGGCCGAGAAGAGGCTGCCGGCGTCCAAGGGCGAGAAGGGCGGCGAGGGCAAGAAGGAGCGCGGCAGGAAGAAGGGCAAGAAGAGCGTGGAGACCTACAAGATTTACATCTTCAAGGTGCTCAAGCAGGTGCATCCCGATATCGGGATCTCCTCTAAGGCCATGTCGATCATGAATTCTTTCATCAACGATATTTTTGAGAAGCTCGCTGGTGAGTCCGCCAAGCTCGCTAGGTACAACAAGAAGCCCACCATCACCTCCAGGGAGATCCAGACCTCGgtccgcctcgtcctccccgGCGAGCTCGCCAAGCACGCCGTCTCCGAGGGCACCAAGGCCGTAACCAAGTTTACCAGCTCTTAG